Proteins from one Suncus etruscus isolate mSunEtr1 chromosome 3, mSunEtr1.pri.cur, whole genome shotgun sequence genomic window:
- the CETN1 gene encoding centrin-1, protein MSSSFKKPNVASTSHKKKMGPKPELTEEQKQEVREAFDLFDADGSGTIDVKELKVAMRALGFEPRKEEMKKMISEVDKEGSGKISFNDFLAVMTQKMAEKDTREEILKAFKLFDDDETGKISFKNLKRVANELGENLTDEELQEMIEEADRDGDGEVNEEEFLRIMKKTNLY, encoded by the coding sequence ATGTCTTCCAGCTTTAAGAAGCCAAATGTGGCCTCTACCAGCCATAAAAAAAAGATGGGTCCAAAGCCTGAACTCACAGAAGAACAGAAGCAAGAGGTTCGAGAAGCCTTTGACCTCTTCGATGCCGATGGAAGTGGCACCATCGACGTGAAAGAGCTGAAGGTGGCCATGCGGGCGCTGGGCTTCGAGCCTCGGAAGGAAGAGATGAAGAAGATGATCTCCGAGGTGGACAAGGAAGGCTCCGGGAAGATCAGCTTCAATGACTTCTTGGCCGTGATGACGCAGAAGATGGCCGAGAAAGACACCAGAGAAGAAATCCTCAAGGCTTTCAAGCTGTTTGATGATGACGAGACCGGGAAGATCTCGTTCAAAAACCTGAAACGCGTGGCCAACGAGCTGGGCGAAAATCTCACGGATGAAGAGTTGCAGGAAATGATCGAGGAAGCCGACCGGGATGGGGATGGAGAAGTGAATGAAGAAGAGTTTCTTCGCATCATGAAGAAGACCAACCTCTACTGA